The Legionella sp. PATHC032 genome has a window encoding:
- a CDS encoding TMEM165/GDT1 family protein, producing MEALIVSVGVITLAEIGDKTQLLAFLLAAQFKKPLPIILGILAATLINHSLAGLIGIWITTLLKPNVLRWILGISFILMAIWTLIPDEIEQDEKKISKYLGVFGATFITFFLSETGDKTQIATIALTAHYGSPILVITGSTLGMLLADLPAVYFGNLFSHKIPMKVIHAVAACAFLIIGLITILF from the coding sequence ATGGAAGCTTTAATTGTATCAGTTGGTGTTATTACTCTTGCAGAAATTGGCGATAAAACACAATTACTCGCATTTCTTCTGGCAGCACAGTTTAAAAAGCCATTGCCAATTATTCTGGGGATATTGGCTGCTACTTTGATAAATCATTCTTTAGCTGGACTGATCGGGATCTGGATTACCACTTTATTAAAACCGAATGTATTGCGTTGGATACTTGGCATATCGTTTATCCTTATGGCCATATGGACTCTGATACCAGATGAAATTGAACAAGATGAGAAAAAAATATCCAAATACCTTGGTGTTTTCGGAGCAACATTTATCACTTTCTTCTTATCAGAAACTGGAGATAAAACGCAAATTGCAACCATTGCTTTGACGGCGCATTATGGCTCTCCAATCCTGGTCATAACAGGCTCAACTCTTGGGATGTTGCTCGCTGATTTACCAGCTGTTTATTTTGGAAATTTATTTTCCCATAAAATTCCTATGAAAGTAATTCATGCTGTAGCCGCATGCGCTTTTTTAATTATTGGACTTATTACTATCTTGTTTTGA